GCAGCGCGGCGACGTCACGCAGGCGGCGGCGCTCCTGGAGGGGTTGGCTCCCCGTGCCGTCGTGGCGGACACGGCCTACGACGCCGGCCACCTCGTACGCCGGATCGCGCTCTGCGGGGCGGAGGTGGTGATCCCGTCGAATCCGTCGCGGAGCCTCAAGCGGGGCTTCGACCGTACGCTCTACGCGGAGCGGAACCAGATCGAGCGGTACTTCGGCCGGCTCAAGCACTACCGGCGGATCGCGACGCGCTACGAGAAGACGGGGCGGAACTACCTCGCCTTCGTGCAGCTCGTCTCGACCCTCACCCTACTCCGTTGATTGTCCACACGACCTAGCTACACGCCCAGTGTGGTACGAACTCGGGGCCCCTCCGCGGTCGCCTCGTCTGCGAGGGAGGGATAGCACACCGATTCTT
Above is a genomic segment from Rhodothermales bacterium containing:
- a CDS encoding transposase, with the translated sequence QRGDVTQAAALLEGLAPRAVVADTAYDAGHLVRRIALCGAEVVIPSNPSRSLKRGFDRTLYAERNQIERYFGRLKHYRRIATRYEKTGRNYLAFVQLVSTLTLLR